The window CGAATCGGCGCGCGTGCCGCCGGCCGCCGGCCCGGACGAAGCAGTGGTACGGACGGAGTGGCGCGGGCGTCCGCACGCGGTACTCGGCGAGGTGGAACGCGGTGCACCGGTCGAGCCCGACGCCGACGAGGAGCACATGAGCGTCGGCGTCGTACAGCGCGGCGAGCGGGGACCGCTCGCCGAGGTGACAGTCGAGGTCGTGGACCGCCATCCAGGCCGCCGCTCGCGGCCCGACGGCGGCGAACGACGTCTGTGGATGCCGGGATCGGACGGCGTCCGGTCGTTGGCGCACGTACTCGGCGAAGGCGCCCATCTCGTCGGACGGAGTGGTCGCCGCATCGAACCCGGGCAGGGCGTCGATGTGCCGTTCGACGTCGGCCCGGTCCAGCCCGGCGGTCGCCGCGAGGAAGACTCGACTGCTCAGCGAGTTGCTCGTCGTGTGGGTCGGCACGACGACGGTAGCCTCACGCCCGGCCGAGCCGAGCAGGGCGGAGAACAGCGTCGCGGGGCCGTGGCGTAGCTGCTTCGAGGACGAGTGCACGAGGATTCCCGGGGCACCGGAGACATCGAGGCGGCCGAGGTCCACGACGAGATCGGCGACGTCCAGGCCGCCCGGAACTCGCGCCATGACTCCCGCCCCCTTGTTCACCGATGGTACTGATCCACTCCGGACCTGTCATCGGTGTCGGCGGCCTCTGAATTACCCCCATTCACCAACCATTCCGCGATTCGCTCCGGAGAGGGTGCGTTCCGGACGCCGTGGTCGGCGCGGTAGGCGAGCAGGACCGCCCGAACGAGATCCGGACGTTCCGCGAGTGCGGCAGCGGCGGGCGATCGTCCCAGCTGACCGGTGACATGGGCCAGCCCGACCCAGGCCTCGTCGTCCGAGGGGTCCACGGCGATGCGCCGCCGGTAGCCGTCGGCCGCACGCGCGTCGTCGGCCGGCGGCGACCGGTCGAGGGCTCGCCGCCGGATGGCCGCCGCCACCCGGGTGTGCCGATTCGGGCCGGGTGGTGCCGCACGCACCTCCGACGCCGGAAGGGGCGGGCAGTCCAGGCCCCTGGCAAAAGCGCCGCTCAGTCGCTGCGGCACACCGGGCGCCGGGCGGCGGTTCGCGATCCGCCAGTGCACCGCGTCCGCCGCACTGACCTGGTGCGCGGCTGTCTCCAGTGACCGGGGTAGTTCCTCCGCCCACCAGCTGTCGCGGGCGCTCCACAATCCGTCCACCAGCCGTCGGCCCGCTCGGGACAACTCGGTCGAGCGTCGGAGCGTCGCCGTCGCGGTCGTCGTCACCTCCCGCCAATACGCGAAGTGGAAGCCGGCCTCCCGGTCCGGGGTGCGTGCGGCCACGGAGCGCAGCCAACGACCCTTCCAGTGGTCGGTCACGGCCGCGTGGGCATACGCACCCTGGAGGAGCGCGTCGGCCGAACGCGGGTCCGATCGCCAGGGCGCATGGTGAAGCTCGCTGCCGGGCGGGTCGGTGAACGGGGTCAGGTCCTGGGCCGCGGCGAGGATGTTGTGCTGCAGTTCGTGCGCGAGGAGCAGCGCGACGGTCTCCGGGGACACCGACGGCGTGATCGCCACACACCCGAAAGCCAGCGTGGACGACGCGCTCGCGGCTCGGTCGTCCGGACCCGCCGTTCCGGGATCCGCGTCGAGCGGGACGACGGACCGAAGACACGCCCGTGCCGCTCGGGCGTAGTCGGGGTAGTGAGCGGCGAGAACCTGCCAGCCGCGCGCGAGGTTCGTGCGCACGGCTTCGCCCCCGGCGCGATCGAGCGGCGCGGCGGGAATGTACCCGAAGCAGTCGCGGGCCGGATCGTGATCCTCGATCTCGACGGTCCAGGCCGGTACCCCGCCCAGAGCCACGACCTGCCGGGGGCGCCAGTGCGGCCCGGGCGACGCCGGAACTGTCAGATGCCGACAGCCGACCGTGAACGTACCGCGGTCGCCGGACACGATCGCCGTGGCGCAGTGCAGGCCGGAGGCGGTGCCGAGCGTCGGGAGAAAGATCGTGCCGTCCGGCGCCGGCACGTCGATCGCGAACGAAACGCCTGCCCGGATCGCGGCGGCGGCGGCCAGCGCCCGGGGATGGTTCGGCTCCTCGGACCCGACCGGCCGGTCGGAGCGCAGATATCGCACGGCCGACGCAGCGGCCAGCGGTCGATCGACGACTTCTTCCACGGCTACCGGCGCGGCCCGCGCCGCGCGGACGAAGAGTTCGTACGCGGGGTCGTTAGTTCCGGCCCGTTCCCGCCACAGCGCCAGCAACAGCAGCCGGCGACGCGAGGCTTGCCCAGCCCGGAGCAGCTGGAGAGTGGCCTCGCTCGGCCGGCGAAACGCCAGTTCGTCGATCTGCGTTTCGGCGAGCCGGAGGCGCGGCAGGCTCATCGCGGTCGCCCGGCCTGCGCGAGCACCAGATCGCTGTGCAGCCGGCCGTGAACGTGCTCGATCAATCGACGGAGATCAGCGCTGAAGACCGACGGGTGCCCGAATGTGCCGTCCGGACCGTAACGATGCGCGAACAGGCCCCCGCCACAGACGTTCACCACGGGGCATTCACGGCACTCGCTGCTCAGGCCGGACACGCCACGCATGCCTCCCGCGACCATGGCGTGGCGCGTCACGTCGTCCAACGAGGCGGTGAGAACGGAGAGGCCGGTCGAACCGCCGCTCGGCCCGGTGGTTTTCAGCGCATCGCTTCCCTCGAATGCTCCGTCGCTCTCGACGACCACCGTCGCGGGTTTGTCCGGTCCGAATGCCTCCGTGCCGCTCGGCCCACCGAGCACTAGCGAGATGATCGATGCGAAGATCCGGACACCGGTCTCCGGTGGCGAGCGGTACCACCGATCGAAGATCGTGATGAGCCAGTCCGCGTACGGTGTGGGCCGATCGGTACCGGCACCCGGATCTACGCCGGGAGGCGGATGGACCCAGTTGCCGTGCGGAAAAAGGAAATCCAAAAGCGGTGGCTCGTGGGCGAGCAACGCCTCGAATGTCTCGACAGGATCGTTGCGGACGTCGATCGTGCAGAGTATTCCGCCGTAGATCCGACGGTTCTCCGGTGACCGTAACGCCCGGATGCCGGCGACCGCCTCGTCATAGGAACTGCGGCCGCGCGCGTAGCGTCGATGGCGGTCGTTGGCCACCCGGTTGCCGTCCAGGCTGACCCCCACTCGAACGTCGAACCGGCGGAACAGATCGAGGAAACGCTCGTCGAGCAGGATTCCGTTGGTCTGCATCGTGAATTCCACGCGGCAGGTCGCCGGCGCGGCGGAACGAAAGGATCGGATCGCGTACTCGATAGCGGCCGGTCCGGCCAGAAGCGGTTCGCCGCCGTGAAAGACCACGCGGACGGTGGTGAGACCATGGCGTCGGGCGTGTTCTCCGAGGCGCTGCGCGGTGGCGTCGACGATCTCGGCGGGCATCTGAGTCGGGCGTCCGCGCCAGCTCTGGTCCGCGGCCTCGTACATGTAACAGTGGTCGCAGGCGATGTTGCACCGCTCATGGAGCTTGATGACGAGTTCGCGTATGCCACCGGGCGACTCGGCCGGCATCGGTCAGATCGCGGAGCTGAAAGCAGAAACGTTCTGCGTTGCGGATTGCGTCATGACGTCTTGGTGCAGTTGTTGCACAGCGTGAGCAAGTGGAGAGTCCGGCAGCGAGTCCAGCAACTCGGTCAGGGAAAACTCCGTGAGATCGATCAACCCGTTGCCCGAGCCACCAGTCTTTGCAGCGTCCATAACATCCGCCTTCCTCTACGGTGCGGGATGTCCAGTCGTCTGACGGCCGACGCGGCCCCCCGCACATGCAGAATGCCGGAAAATCGCCTGGCTGGCCTAAGTTTCTCCCCAGTGACCGACGATAGCCGACGACTGTGCCCTGGATAAGGGCCAGGCCGTTCCTGCGGGATCCGCCGGTCAGACGGCTAGCGGGAGGGTGTTTTTCGGTTCGTCGAGGGCGCCCGCGCCGGTGACCAGTTGCCGCCAGCGCTCTTCGTCGTAGCGATACGGCTGGGTGGTCCGGAGGAACTCGTGGACCGCCGGCAGCAGTTGCTCGGGTGCGGTTTCGTGCGGGTAGTGGCCGGCCGTCGAGATCTCGAGCGAGTGCGCCTCGGGTATCCGCCGAGCGAGTGCCTGATGGTGGTGGGGCGGGATGGTCCGGTCGCGGCTTCCCCAGGTGATGAAGACGGGAAGCTCGGCGAGCAGGCTGAGTTGACGGCTCGCGCTGACCGTCTGTCCCCGCCAGTCGATGACCGTCCGGGCGGTGCGGAGGAACGCTCGACGCTGTCGGGGGTGGGCCAAACCACGGAGGTCCTCGGCGATCGGCCGGGTGTCCTGCCGGGCGATGACGCCGGGCAGGACGGACAGCGCGGGCAGTACCCGGCGCGTGAGGCCGGTGGGTATCCGTCCGAGCCCGGCGACGAACGCCGCGGCACCCGGGAGAGTCGCGGCGCGCAACAGCGGGGTGACCTCGGTGCCCAAGCCACCGCTGCTGATCAGGACGATCCGATTGGTGCGCTCGGGGAACTGGTAGGCGAACTGGAGCGCGATGCCGCCACCGAGGCTGTGGCCGACGAGCGTGGCGTCGGAGTGCCCCAGAGCCACGAGGAGATCCCGGAGCGCGGAGGCGTGCGCGCCGAGTGAGTAGTCGCCGGCGGGTGCGTCGGAATGGCCGTGACCGGGCAGGTCGGCCGCGATCACGGTGTGGTCGGTGGCGAGGGAGTCGATCAGGTGCCGCCAGGTGCGGCGGGTTCCCCCGAGCCCGTGGATCAGCAGGAGGGGTTCGCCCGCTCCCGCGATGGTGTAAGCGAGATTTCCGACGGGCGTGGCGATCAGACCGTCGGCGGCGGGGACTGTCACTTGTCAGGACTACCCACAGACGGAATGCGCACACTCGGGTGTACGTTATATATGTATATCGACGGTTCTGTTCCTGGACCTGTCATCCACCCGATTCGCCGTCGCGGCGTCGGTCCGGATGGTCGGGCCCGGCCCTCGCGGGCCGGGGATCGCCTCGAGGCACGGGGCAGGCGCGTCATGGTCGTTCTCAACGCTGCGGTGCTCGACGACGCGGCCCGGTTGGCGGCGGTGGAGCGGGGACGCCGGACGCTGCCGAGGTTGCGCATTCCGTTGGACGGCATCGCGAGGCTCGCCGCGCGGCTGCTGGATGCCCCGATGGGTGTGATCACGTTCATCGGCGCCGAGGAGGAACACTTCGCCGGCAGCTTCGGCTTGCCGCCGTCTCTGGCCGCGGGCGGGCAGGCGTCGACGGCGTACTCGGTGTGCAAGTACATGGTCAGTATCGACGCCCCGGTGTCGAGCCCGGACATGCTGGCCGACGACGATCCACAGCTGCGCGAGCATCCCCTCGCCGGCGAGTACGGGGTCAAGGCGTTTCTCGGGGTGCCGCTCCGCGACGCCGACGACCGGCCGCTGGGCTCGCTGACGGTGCTGGACACCCGGGCCAGGGAATGGACCGACGCGCAGCTCTCCACGCTGATCGAGGTGGTGGAGCTGCTCGGCCCGATCCCGGACCGGCCGGACACCGCCGAGAACATCGTCGAGGATGCCGCCGCCGAACAGCGCAGCTTCCTCTCGGCGATCCTCGACAGCATGGGCGAAGGCGTGCTCGCGCTCGACGCCGACGGTGAGGCGGTGGTGTTCAACCGCGCGTTGCGCGAGTTCTACGAGCTGCCCGCCACCGGCTCCCCGGGCGAGGCCATCGATGCTGCGATGGCCCACCTGCATCAACGCGACGGAACGGTGATGAAGCCCGACGAGTTGGCCGTCGCTCGGGCCATGCGCGGGCAGATCGTGACCGACACCGAGGCGGTGCTGTGCGTTCCGGGCCTGCCCGACCGGTATCTGCTGACCAACGCCCGCCCGATCCGAGACGCCGACGGCCGGCGGATCGGTGCGGTGTCCACCGTGCGGGACGTGACCGGGCGCCGCCGTACCGAACGATTCCGCGACTGCGAACTGGCCGTGGCGAGCATTCTCAATCAGGCCGACACGCTCACCGAAGCGGGATCCGCGGTCCTGCAGGCGACGGCCGACGCGCTGGGCTGGCGCTATGCCGACCTGCGTCTGGTCGATCAGACCGCCTGCACGCTGGACCGGATCGCGCGGTGGCACACCGACGGGCACGACGTGAGTGACCTGCTGCCCGAGCAACTGCGCCCCGACCAGGCCAGCGTCGCCACCCTCGTGTGGGCCACCGGGCAACCGATCTGGGTTCCCGACCTCACCAGGCTGCCGGTCGTCCACGACGACGACGCTCGCCGACGCATCGACGCCTACACCGAACGGGGCCTGCGTGCGCTGCTGTGCGCGCCGGTTTGTGACGGTGGCACCGTCCTCGGGGTCATCAGCTGCTTCACCGACGCCGCCGAAGACGACGAGTTCCTCCTCACCGGCTTCCTCACCGGCGTCGCCGGGCAACTCGGACACTTCCTGAGCCGGGCCCGCGCCGATGACCTCGCACAGGACCTCGGGCAGGCCCGTGCGGACTTCACCTCCCTCATCGGCCACGACATGCGCACCCCGCTGACCACCATCGCCAGCTACACCGACCTGCTCCTCGACGACCCTCGCGAGCGTTCCGACGACGACCGGCACCTGCTGCAGGCCATCGCCCGCAACAGCACCCGCCTG is drawn from Cryptosporangium aurantiacum and contains these coding sequences:
- a CDS encoding FxsB family cyclophane-forming radical SAM/SPASM peptide maturase: MPAESPGGIRELVIKLHERCNIACDHCYMYEAADQSWRGRPTQMPAEIVDATAQRLGEHARRHGLTTVRVVFHGGEPLLAGPAAIEYAIRSFRSAAPATCRVEFTMQTNGILLDERFLDLFRRFDVRVGVSLDGNRVANDRHRRYARGRSSYDEAVAGIRALRSPENRRIYGGILCTIDVRNDPVETFEALLAHEPPLLDFLFPHGNWVHPPPGVDPGAGTDRPTPYADWLITIFDRWYRSPPETGVRIFASIISLVLGGPSGTEAFGPDKPATVVVESDGAFEGSDALKTTGPSGGSTGLSVLTASLDDVTRHAMVAGGMRGVSGLSSECRECPVVNVCGGGLFAHRYGPDGTFGHPSVFSADLRRLIEHVHGRLHSDLVLAQAGRPR
- a CDS encoding alpha/beta fold hydrolase, whose translation is MTVPAADGLIATPVGNLAYTIAGAGEPLLLIHGLGGTRRTWRHLIDSLATDHTVIAADLPGHGHSDAPAGDYSLGAHASALRDLLVALGHSDATLVGHSLGGGIALQFAYQFPERTNRIVLISSGGLGTEVTPLLRAATLPGAAAFVAGLGRIPTGLTRRVLPALSVLPGVIARQDTRPIAEDLRGLAHPRQRRAFLRTARTVIDWRGQTVSASRQLSLLAELPVFITWGSRDRTIPPHHHQALARRIPEAHSLEISTAGHYPHETAPEQLLPAVHEFLRTTQPYRYDEERWRQLVTGAGALDEPKNTLPLAV
- a CDS encoding AAC(3) family N-acetyltransferase, encoding MARVPGGLDVADLVVDLGRLDVSGAPGILVHSSSKQLRHGPATLFSALLGSAGREATVVVPTHTTSNSLSSRVFLAATAGLDRADVERHIDALPGFDAATTPSDEMGAFAEYVRQRPDAVRSRHPQTSFAAVGPRAAAWMAVHDLDCHLGERSPLAALYDADAHVLLVGVGLDRCTAFHLAEYRVRTPAPLRPYHCFVRAGGRRHARRFADIELHDHDFAVLGREFGREPTVTHGTVGAARAAAFPLRAAVDFAVEWMNTHRPSAGRPPTEVAG
- a CDS encoding aKG-HExxH-type peptide beta-hydroxylase, coding for MSLPRLRLAETQIDELAFRRPSEATLQLLRAGQASRRRLLLLALWRERAGTNDPAYELFVRAARAAPVAVEEVVDRPLAAASAVRYLRSDRPVGSEEPNHPRALAAAAAIRAGVSFAIDVPAPDGTIFLPTLGTASGLHCATAIVSGDRGTFTVGCRHLTVPASPGPHWRPRQVVALGGVPAWTVEIEDHDPARDCFGYIPAAPLDRAGGEAVRTNLARGWQVLAAHYPDYARAARACLRSVVPLDADPGTAGPDDRAASASSTLAFGCVAITPSVSPETVALLLAHELQHNILAAAQDLTPFTDPPGSELHHAPWRSDPRSADALLQGAYAHAAVTDHWKGRWLRSVAARTPDREAGFHFAYWREVTTTATATLRRSTELSRAGRRLVDGLWSARDSWWAEELPRSLETAAHQVSAADAVHWRIANRRPAPGVPQRLSGAFARGLDCPPLPASEVRAAPPGPNRHTRVAAAIRRRALDRSPPADDARAADGYRRRIAVDPSDDEAWVGLAHVTGQLGRSPAAAALAERPDLVRAVLLAYRADHGVRNAPSPERIAEWLVNGGNSEAADTDDRSGVDQYHR
- a CDS encoding GAF domain-containing protein; this translates as MRTLGCTLYMYIDGSVPGPVIHPIRRRGVGPDGRARPSRAGDRLEARGRRVMVVLNAAVLDDAARLAAVERGRRTLPRLRIPLDGIARLAARLLDAPMGVITFIGAEEEHFAGSFGLPPSLAAGGQASTAYSVCKYMVSIDAPVSSPDMLADDDPQLREHPLAGEYGVKAFLGVPLRDADDRPLGSLTVLDTRAREWTDAQLSTLIEVVELLGPIPDRPDTAENIVEDAAAEQRSFLSAILDSMGEGVLALDADGEAVVFNRALREFYELPATGSPGEAIDAAMAHLHQRDGTVMKPDELAVARAMRGQIVTDTEAVLCVPGLPDRYLLTNARPIRDADGRRIGAVSTVRDVTGRRRTERFRDCELAVASILNQADTLTEAGSAVLQATADALGWRYADLRLVDQTACTLDRIARWHTDGHDVSDLLPEQLRPDQASVATLVWATGQPIWVPDLTRLPVVHDDDARRRIDAYTERGLRALLCAPVCDGGTVLGVISCFTDAAEDDEFLLTGFLTGVAGQLGHFLSRARADDLAQDLGQARADFTSLIGHDMRTPLTTIASYTDLLLDDPRERSDDDRHLLQAIARNSTRLRGLIDNLIDLAALQSGHLSLQMCDVDLTAVFAAACEAAKPAADAAGITLQPKLDDDVHVTGDPDRLRQLADLMLAGAIAINPGGGEVPLALTCTGGAAQITLCGEAAGDHRCVPGDTSFSAERATARAIVEQHGGTLTVTGTPDTADTGLIIRLPLPAD